CTTCACGTCCCGGTGCACCACGCCCCGCGCGTGCGCCTCGCCAAGCGCCAGCGCCAGCGCCCAGCCCAGCACCGCCGCGGCCTCGGCGGGCACGGGGGAGAGCCGCTGCGCCAGCTCTCGCAGCGTCTCGCCCTGCACCCACTCACACACCAGGAAGGGCCCGCGCGCCGTGTCCTCGCCGAAGTCGTGGATCTCCAGCACGTTGGGGTGCTTGAGCGAGGCCACCAGCTCGGCCTCCCGGCGGAAGCGCTCGGTGCGGGACGCGTCCCCGCCCGGGTGCATCACCTTCACCGCCACCCGGCGTGCCAGCCGCAGATCCGTGGCCAGGAAGACCGTGGCCATGCCGCCACGTCCCAGCTCCTGCTCCAACTGGTAGCGGCCGGCCAGCAGTTCACCCGTCATCTCGGCGCATTCTAGAGCCCGGCTCCCTGCGAGCAATCTCCCCGGCTCGGCGCGGCCGGCAGCCGCGAGGCGGGCCCGAGCCCACCTGCCCGCACACCCCCGTGTTCCCGAAGGACTGCCGACAGGTGAGGCCCACCGGCTCCGGGGGCGTGCCGGCTCACTTCACGATGCACAGCGAGTCCGAGCCGCAACGGTAGCCGGGAGGGCAGTCCGCATCCCGTCCGCAGGAGTATTCGCATCGCTGCCGAAGCAGGTGGCAGACCGCGAACGTCTGGCACTCGAGGTCCTCGCAGGGCTCTCCCAGGCGAGGACCCTGCTCACACTGGAGGTCCTCGTTGCAGCGCCACCCGGCCTGGCAGTGCGAGTCCTGCTCGCAGGGCCGGGGCTGCAGGCAGGCCTCGCCCTCGCACGGCTCGCACGAGGGGTGCTCGCAGCGGACCTGGATGTCGAGCGGACAGCCGAGCATGGCCGTGATCAGGAGCGTGGCGAGCAGGAGGGAGAGGCGTCGGTGCATGGGGCTCATTCTCCCTCACCCAGGTAGCGGAACAGCGAGCGCAGGCCGATGCCGAGGGCCTGCGCCGCGTCCTTCTTGCTCCCTCCGCTGCGGGCGATGGCCTCGCGCACGTACCGGTTCACGAAGGCGTCGCGAGCCTCCTCCAGCGGGAGAAGGGGCGTCTGCTCTCCGCCCAGCTCCAGGTCCGCCGGGCCGATGAGCTCTCCCGAGGCGAGGATGGCCGCGCGCCGCACCCGCGACACCAGCTCGCGCACATTGCCGGGGAAGGGGTGGCCGCGCAGTGCCTCGGTGGCCTTCTGAGTGAAGCCCTTCGCGCGGCGGGCCTCCTGGGCCAGCACGTGGTGGGCGATGAGCAGTACGTCGTCGCCGCGCTCTCTCAGGGGCGGTACGTCCACGCGCACCTCTTCGAGCCGGAAGAGCAGGTCCTCCCGGAAGACGCCCTGCTGTACCAGGGCCTTGAGCGGCTTGTGGGTGGCGGAGATGACGCGCATGTCCACCTTGCGCGGGTGGTTCTCGCCCAGCCGGGTGACTTCGCGCTCCTGCACCACGCGCAGCAGGCGGGACTGGAGCGCGCGCGGCATGTCGCCAATCTCGTCCAGGAAGAGGGTGCCCCCGTCCGCGGCCTCCACCAGCCCGGGGCGGTCCGCGCCCGCTCCGGAGAAGGCGCCCTTGGCGTGGCCGAACAGCTCCCGCTCGATGAGGGACTCGGGCAGGGCGGCGCAGTTGATGGCCACCAGCCGCCCTCGCCGCCCGCTGCGCCGATGCAGCGCCCGCGCCACGCCCTCCTTGCCGGTTCCCGTCTCGCCTTGAATCAGCACGTTGAGCGAGGTGGGCCCCAGGCGCTCCACCTGCCGGTAGAGCTCGCCCATGGGGCGCGACTCGCCGATGAGGCCCTCGAAGGTGGCCGCCTCGATGCGCTGGGTGAGGTTGTCCACCTGCGCGCGCAGCTCGGTCAACTCGCGCGAGGTGGCCAGCAGCAGCGCCGCCAGCGCGGAGAGGGCCATGGCCTCCTCCAGCTCGGTGGCGGAGAAGGGAGGGCTGCCCGCGCGCCGTCCGAGGTACACGACCGAGAGCGGCGCCGGCCCCGCGCGCAGAGGCAGCACCAGGGCGGAGGTGAGGCGCAGGGCCAGGACGCTGGGCGCGCCGGCCAGCGCCTTGTCCGCGGCCACGTCCGGCACCAGCACGGGGGCTCCCGAGGCCACCACTCGATCCACGAGGCTGTCCACCACCGCCGCCTCGGGCACGGGGCCCGTGGCGCACAGCACCTGGCGACGGGCTCCTTCCGCGGACACCAGGAAGCCCACGTCCGCCGCGACGGCCTCCGCCAGCCCGCGCATGGCCGCCTCCAGCAGCTCCGCGGCGGGGCGCTGCAGCAGCAGCCGGGACGCGAAGCCCGCGAGCACCGCGACCACCCTCCCGGAGGAAGCAGCCCTGGCTGGGAGCTCCGCCTGGGCCTGGGGCTCCTCGGAGGAGCGCAGGGTGAGGGTGGCGCTGCCCACGGAGAAGGAATCACCCGGGGCGAGCGAAGCCAGCTCCACGCGCTTGCCGCGCACGCGCACGTCACAGCCACTGGCCGCGGGAGACACGGACCAGCCGCGCGCGTCGCGGAACAGCAGGGCGTGGCTGGCCTTCACACCGGAGGCCTGGAGGACGACGTCACAGGCGGAGTCGGTGCCCACGGACACCACGGGCTTCTCCAGGAGGATGCGGCGGCCATCGGGCAGGACCAGGAAGAGGGGCATGGGCGCGAGGGCCACAGTCTAGGTGCGGCCCATCCGCTTGCGAGAGCAGAGAGACGGTGGAGCGGCTGGAGGATAGCTTCGGGCGCATGGCAGAACTCTCTCCGAGCGTGGCGTCCGTCCGTAAGCGTCCAGGGATGTATGTGGGTGACACGGGAGAGTACGGCCTCTACCACCTCGTCTACTTTCTGCTGGACGCTGCCGCGGCGGAGGCTCGCGGCAGCCAACTCCAGCAGCTGATTTTCTCTCTCGGTGAAGATGGAGGCGTGGAGCTGCTGGAGGATGGGCGGCCTGTTCCTCCGGATGAGCTGCCGGATCTCCTGACACGGTGGGAGCCGCACCGTGCCACGGACGCCTACGAGCCGCTGCGGTTCGAGAGCCTCTGCGTCTTTGCCCTCTCGGAACACTTCGAGCTGGAGGCCTGGGACGGGTCCAGACAGTGGCGCCTCCGAGGCCAGGCGGGAGTCCTCCTCGAGCTCCCCACGCCGGAGCCGCGCCAGGAGCCTGGGCACCCCGGGCCCCGAGGCACTCGAGTCCGGTTCATTCCAGACCGGACCCTCTTCGAGCCAGGGCTGACGTTCAATGTCCGCAGACTGCACCTGCGTTGCCGGGAGCTCGCGGCGCTGACGCCTGGACTGAGCATCCACTTTCGCAGCCCCCGCCTTCAGGACTGGCTCCAGTACCCCCTCGGGCTCGGGGGCCTCGTGCAGGAGCTGACGGAGCCTCAGCTGACGCGCCTGCAGACGCCGATCATGGCGGAGGCGCAGTGGGAGGATGTCCAGGTGCGCTGTGCTCTGCAGTGGAGCCGGGGGCCCGACTGCCAGGTGTGGTCCTTCGCGAACACCGTGCGCACGCGCAAGGGGGGACACCACGTGGATGGAGCGCTGGACGCTCTCGGAGCCGCGGTGGGCCGTATGGGACGGCGCAAGAAGCCCAGGCCGCACGCGAGCCTGCTGCCGGGCCTCACGCTGGTGGTGGCCGTCGACGGGCCGCGCTCGCGAATGGTCTTCGCGGGCCCCACGAAGGATCTGCTGGCGACCGAGGGCCTGCGGGAAGGAGTGGCCTCCGCCCTCACTCCGGTCCTGGAGCGTGCGCTTCGGGATCACGACACCGACGGGGTGCCCTGGATCCGCTGAGCCACCTCCGGCGGGAGTGGCCCGTCTGACATTCATCACGCATCGCCGAGCGCGGAAACCCGGCTCGCGGACGGCGTGAGGGGCTTGCGCGGACCCTACGCGGGGGCGCCGAAAACACGCCCGAAAATGTCAGACCCGTTGGGTACTTCTTGCGCATGGCCGCTCGACACGGGGCCACGAGCTGACACCGCTCGCAGGCCCTTCGCGCCGCGAGCTCCCACCCCGCATTTCCTGGAGGTTCACCCATGGCATCGCGCAATCGTTCCGCTGAGCAGACCAAGGCCGCTTTCGAGGAGCTGGCCAGGAAGACCCGCAACAAGCCCGTCGTCTCCGCCAAGGAGCAGGAAGCGCGGCACTCCCACGCGCGCAACGTGCTGGTGGATGTCTCGAACCTCACCGCCGAGTCCGCCGTCAAGAAGGTGACCGAGGCGGGCCTCACCATCAACAGGACCCTGGCCGGCATCAACGAGCAGGTGATCTCGCTCGTGGAGGAGCTGAAGAAGCTCGACGAGGCCATCAAGCTGAAGACCGAGGAGCTCACGGCCCTGCACGGCAAGGACACCGCCGCCAGCGCCATCGACGTCCTGGTCGCGGAGTACGACAAGCGGAAGGCGGAGCTCCAGCTCGAGATGGAGCGGCTCCAGAAGGAGATCGCCGAGACGCGTGCGAAGTCCGCCGCGGAGCTCGCCGCGGAGCGGGAGGCCGCGGAGGTGGCTCGCAAGCGGGCGGAGGAGCAGTACAGCTACGACATCCAACTCCAGCGCAAGAAGGAGCAGGACGCCTTCCTGGAGCAGCTGCGTCAGCAGACCGCCGCCGAGCGCGATCGCAAGGAGCTGCTCGAGAAGGACTGGGCGACGCGTGAGGAGGCGCTGAAGCTGCGCGAGAAGGAACTGGTGGATCTGCGCAAGCAGGTGGCGGACTTCCCCGCCGTGCTGAAGAAGGAGACGGACGCGGCGGCGGCCATCGTCGGCAACCGCGTGAAGTCCGAGTGGGAGATGAAGTTCACGCTCGCCCAGAAGGACGCGGAGACCGCGCAGCGGGTGGCGAGCATGGAGATCGCCTCGCTCAAGGAGGCCAACACCAAGCAGGCCCAGGCCCTGCAGCTCCTCCAGACCGAGCTGGCCGAGGCCAAGCGTCAGGTCCAGGCCATCGCCGAGAAGGCCCTGGAGTCCGCCTCGGGAGCCCGCGCCCTCGCGGAGGTGCAGGGCGTCATCGCCAGCAGGGACTACCCCAAGAACAAGTAGCCGACGTCTTCACCCCGGGAGCCTCCCTGAGAGCAGGGACGCTCCTGGTGTGAAGCATTGCGGGCACCCGACGCGGCATCGCCATCACCCCTCCATGTCAGACCCACCTGATAGGTTGGGGCAGGCTTGGAAGGAGGAGGGTGGCGGAGATGGAACACAAGGGACTCGTCTCA
The window above is part of the Hyalangium gracile genome. Proteins encoded here:
- a CDS encoding sigma 54-interacting transcriptional regulator, producing the protein MPLFLVLPDGRRILLEKPVVSVGTDSACDVVLQASGVKASHALLFRDARGWSVSPAASGCDVRVRGKRVELASLAPGDSFSVGSATLTLRSSEEPQAQAELPARAASSGRVVAVLAGFASRLLLQRPAAELLEAAMRGLAEAVAADVGFLVSAEGARRQVLCATGPVPEAAVVDSLVDRVVASGAPVLVPDVAADKALAGAPSVLALRLTSALVLPLRAGPAPLSVVYLGRRAGSPPFSATELEEAMALSALAALLLATSRELTELRAQVDNLTQRIEAATFEGLIGESRPMGELYRQVERLGPTSLNVLIQGETGTGKEGVARALHRRSGRRGRLVAINCAALPESLIERELFGHAKGAFSGAGADRPGLVEAADGGTLFLDEIGDMPRALQSRLLRVVQEREVTRLGENHPRKVDMRVISATHKPLKALVQQGVFREDLLFRLEEVRVDVPPLRERGDDVLLIAHHVLAQEARRAKGFTQKATEALRGHPFPGNVRELVSRVRRAAILASGELIGPADLELGGEQTPLLPLEEARDAFVNRYVREAIARSGGSKKDAAQALGIGLRSLFRYLGEGE
- a CDS encoding coiled-coil domain-containing protein encodes the protein MASRNRSAEQTKAAFEELARKTRNKPVVSAKEQEARHSHARNVLVDVSNLTAESAVKKVTEAGLTINRTLAGINEQVISLVEELKKLDEAIKLKTEELTALHGKDTAASAIDVLVAEYDKRKAELQLEMERLQKEIAETRAKSAAELAAEREAAEVARKRAEEQYSYDIQLQRKKEQDAFLEQLRQQTAAERDRKELLEKDWATREEALKLREKELVDLRKQVADFPAVLKKETDAAAAIVGNRVKSEWEMKFTLAQKDAETAQRVASMEIASLKEANTKQAQALQLLQTELAEAKRQVQAIAEKALESASGARALAEVQGVIASRDYPKNK
- a CDS encoding DNA topoisomerase IV subunit B family protein; protein product: MAELSPSVASVRKRPGMYVGDTGEYGLYHLVYFLLDAAAAEARGSQLQQLIFSLGEDGGVELLEDGRPVPPDELPDLLTRWEPHRATDAYEPLRFESLCVFALSEHFELEAWDGSRQWRLRGQAGVLLELPTPEPRQEPGHPGPRGTRVRFIPDRTLFEPGLTFNVRRLHLRCRELAALTPGLSIHFRSPRLQDWLQYPLGLGGLVQELTEPQLTRLQTPIMAEAQWEDVQVRCALQWSRGPDCQVWSFANTVRTRKGGHHVDGALDALGAAVGRMGRRKKPRPHASLLPGLTLVVAVDGPRSRMVFAGPTKDLLATEGLREGVASALTPVLERALRDHDTDGVPWIR